ttttttaataagtctTCGTACAGGCTTTTCAAGATTAGAGAAAATTCTGTTTGCAAACTGAGCTATTTAGCCTGCCTACACTGGAAAGTAGAAGTAATCCTTTCAAAGCACAATTAGTAACTGCCTTCTGTGGACAGAGCAGTCTAGTAAATGTTCTGGAAAGTATAAATGAAGCAGACAATCCAAATTCTGCCCTCAGGGGTGGGATTTGTCTTATATGTAGAATTTGCTCTCTAGCATCAGTGAGTGTTGAGGTCTGAAAACAAGGGAGTAGACACATCTTAGGTCCTTATTGGAAACAAGACTTCTTTGGCTTCATACTTAAATGGAAAGTTTACACGGAATCATGGGTGCAATCCATTCTCAAATGAGAAAGGAGCCATCAGCTCTGTGACTTTCAGGCTAAGCAGCCTCATTCAGCAGTCTGCTTGGATAAATAAGGTCTTATTCTATCATCACTGCCTGTCAGCTGTACCTGTCATTTGGTGTCACTAACTTAGGCCAGATCAAACAGAAAGCAACCTCTTTCTGCCACAAAGCATCTCCCCTAGGCAGAGATCACAACATAAACTAAAGCACTAACTCTCAAGAGCCTGTTGTCACGATGATTCAGTTCATATATTATCTCTGACTTTTCTGAGATCATCTAATAAGTTctaaccaaaaataaatatttaatatttcattaaataacatTATTACTTAGTCTAGGGTGATTGGGTTACATAGGATGGCTTGAAAGAGATAAGCCTTggtggacatttaaaaaatttaactgaaGTAAAGAGCAATTGGTTTAGTTCTCTTCCCCTAGAGTGTTCTCATGTTGAGAAGACAAAACTTTGGGAACAATCACAGTGGGGCTAGGTACACAATGCAAAATTGCTGCTGGAGAAACTGAGCgagtaaatattaaataactaaGTGCACGCTGGATGAATAATGTTCTGGATCCAAGAAAGACATACACAGGTAAAAAATGAATTCATGCCTTTTGTGTTGTTCAAAActtgtactttatttttctcaaatatttttacttatgcTTTTTGTCATTATccacagtgttttttgtttttttttttaagcctgagCCACTTTGTGGTTTTAGCCTCAATATAATAATCATCCCCTTACTCTTAGACTAATTCCTTTTCCCCTGTCACTTAGGCTTTGTATAGTTTGTAAAAATGAGGACCTTAGAAAATCAACATTTCCTGTGAACTTGAGACTATATGAGCAGTGCCCCAATCAGTAGGATTAGGCATGTAAAACCAGTTGGATAGCAGATATATTATGATCTCTTGGACAAAGGTATAGTTGTGTGCATGTCTACAAGGTCATCGTGATTTGCCATTAGCATAAGGATCATGTAGGTTGACCAGGGTGAGGTAGGACTATCCACAGGATTGTGTAAATTGTGGTAGGGGAGGCAGTATACAATATTCATGAATTAAACACCTAGCTAACTGCTTTCCTGAAAATGGTCTGTGTTCTAAAAGACAAAGATCTaggttttttgctgtttttttctttaacttatgAAGATGCAAGCCACTAATACATTACTTGCTCTAGTTTAAAGTGAAAGCAACTGGCTATGGTAAGGTAGAGAAGACAGCTAAATTGTATCAGAATATTTAAGACTTCTAAATTAAGTTCTGAGTTACCTCaccttataaaaatatatgtcaatATACTAAGTACTCAACAAAGATCCAGGATGtgggatatttaaaaatacatttctcttggATCAGCACCAAAAATATCAGTTTCTGTACAACCCGTGTCAAGTTTTTAAGTATACacacattaaaattatttctgataaaAAATCACAAACTCCACAGAAATCATTAAATATGTAtgcaaattacttttaaatacattctGACATCAAAGTCAGGCAATTCACTTGGAAGAATGTTATAATGAATATCACTGAATTTTTGTAGTAAGATGTTTGACGTCAACTTTGATTATGGGAATACTTTACATCTCACACAAAGGAGGCACTGGTACTTAGAAACTTAAGAAAATTACTAGAATTGTTAAGACTGAGGTGAAGAATTTGTACAGCCTTCCACAATTTCAAAGAGGTAGTGATAGATACTTGTCCTCCTGGCAATATCAAATGCAGTTTCTTCCAGGTTGTTTTTCAGCCCTGGTTTGACGTAACGGTTCATCAAGAGGAGTTCTAGGGTATCCTTGCTGTCTCTGTTTCCAGCAGCAAGATGCAAGGGGGTCAAGAGGCCTTTTGTTTGGGCATTGATATCTGCATCATGCTGCAGTAAGAAAGAAGCCACTCTGGTATTATTCCACTTACAAGCACTGTGCAGGGGCGTCCAGCCATCCACAGTCACTGCATGAACGTCCGCCCCCTGTGCAATGAGCTCCCGGACAATATCTAAGTGTCCACTGTAGGCTGCGCGATGAAGAGGGGTATACTCATCTTCATCCCTAGTGTTCACATGAGTGGCCTTTTCAGAAAGTAGTCTCCGCACTGTAGTTAgctgagaagaaaaatggaaatcttTCAACTCAACTCAAACCaaaacaataaccaaaacaaaattgTCTTGTGGTGTTAGATTTAATTAAGTTGAAAAAAAACTTGTTAGTAGatgactttaaaatgaaaataatttaagatcTCTTTTTTGGGAGGAGAGGACTACTGGTTTGAGAATGAACAAGTTAGTGTTAACTATACTTTGTTGCTTCTAAGAATGAGATTCTCTGAATATCAAACCATACCCTTACTCCTGGTCCAACTAAGGTTCATTGCATAAAAGCTTCAGTCCAATGAATATCATaggttttaattgtatttaatattttatatgttatctgTGAAGAAAACATAACTGCTTGATTTTTCTATTGGATTATCACACCAATATATACACtatatgaaacttttaaaaataaaacttttaacaaaagaataaagtattaATAAGGAATTCTAGGGATTTAAGAGCTCAATTCCTTCTCAATACAACCTTAGAAACATCCTTTTAGGTTGTAATTTTTAGTTTGTTCTATGGGCCTCTGGTTAAATGTGGCATGCTCTTGGgttaaaaagctatttaaaatgCAAGACCCTTTTAGTTATTAGTTTACTAAAACAGACATGGGGAAACTTAGTAAAATTAGGTGGAAGTGGCCAAGCAGAGGGAATAGGCTTTTGATGTTCATTCCACTTGGATGATCCTGGGCAAATTAATATTCCTGAATCTCAATTTCTTACTCTATAAAAGAGAAGAATATTACTTATAGAGAtacatgaggattaaataatgtaataaagtACCTGGTATAgttagtatttaataaatgttagtttccaTCCTCTTTCCTAAATGATCCTAATGactttatataaatgattttaaaatatagatgatTGCTTGCTATCTTTCTAGATAATTATCCTTAAACCCCCAAATAATACCTAGCATGACACTTTGCAGCTTAATATGTGCTTTCATGTACATTGTCTCATTTGGTCCTCACAATCAAGAGATAGGTATGATGGCCATAATAGGAAAGGCAGGCCTTCTGGCTTGAACCCAGTGCTATTCCTACTGTCACACTtccttctgtaattttttttttttttacccgaTTTTTTTCAGCAGCCCAAAGAAGCAATTTGCTTgggtctttttccatttttttttcttgcaatcgATACCACTCTTCATTTTTGTCATCTTGCTCCTCATCTTCATCAGAATTGCCTACCCAAAGACTTTGAGTACCAGTAGGAATAAGGTGTCCATGTGTTTCCAACAATTCAAGTTGGTTAAAGTGTTCAGAAAAATCCAAGGAATTCTCTTGGTCTGGTATTCCatcatcatttcctttttctttttccatttttactactattctaaataaaaagcatttcaaaTGCCAGGGTATAATCTTCCTAGAGATAAATTATGACTGCTTTATTCATCAAGACCTGAAAACACAAGTACAAAAGTTATTAGTAAAACAATAATTCAGGCTTTATCAACTGCATAGATAAGTCTCGCAAACATATACAATTAAACCCTGTGTAAACTCTTGTTTTTCTTATGGTATTCCTTACATACACTAAATACCGGTGCtgacagaaaacaacaaaagaaagaagcattAGACCACTATTAGATCACAGATGATCTTTAGTGGTCTAATGCTTCttacttttgttgttttcttctaagtCAACTATATTATtgtataactattattattattatattatatatatatatttttgagacagggtctcgctctgtcgcccaggctggactgcagtggccggatctcagctcactggaagctccgcccagcgggttcacaccattctcctgcctcagcctcccgagtagctgggactacaggcgcccgccacctcgcccggctggttttttgtattttttagtagagatggggtttcaccgtgttagccaggatggtcttgatctcctgacctcgtgatccacccgtcttggcctcccaaagtgctgggattacaggcttgagccaccgcgcccggccataactattatttttaatctactgGTTTAGGTATGATGGTATTATGCTAAGAGTGATGAATGCTTGAAGGTTTTGAAGTATAACTAATACAATGAAGAAGGTGCATTCAAGATTTTTATAAACTAGACACACAGATAAtatagagcagaaataaaaacttctaaTTCCTAAAAAAACTACTTAGAAGAATCAGGGATTCTTGAAGATGTTAGCCCCCAAAAGGACATCTGTCCCAATCTCTCATTGGAGCAGATATCTTTATCACAACATCTACGCTAATTATCCTATGTCTACTTTGATAATTTCAGGCCTAGGAAAATTCACTGCTTTAAAAAGTAGTCCTATTTATTGATAGGCAACTATAGTTCTTAGTTGGGTCCTTGTTTTCAACTGAATTTTGGCtgccattcattccttcattcaactAATATGAATAGAATGTCTGGTATGTGTCAATTTCTGGGTACTGGGATTCAATAATGAGCAAGATCCTCAGGAAGCTTACTCTAGTGTAGGCGACTGGCAAAGACGTCATGTGACTGGCAAAGACAACATGATAAGTACTACTACAAGACCTTATCTAGAAACCATGAGTATACAGGAAGTTCATAATTCCCCTAGTTCTAAGGGATTAAAGAAGGCTTCCTGAAGGAACTGATGTTTATTCTGTTAAGCCGCCATATTAATTTATAAACCAGTATCAGCTTAAAGAGTTACACAGCATATAAACCGTAATCAATTACAGAAAAGGAGAATAACCAATAGATAGTTTAAAAATACCAGTTCCCAGCCTCCCAACTCTATTTGTCGAAATCTTATCAGTCTTTCGAGGCTCTTCTCAGATGTTATCTCTTCCATTCTTTCTTGATCCTCTCATTTAGATCACTTtctgctttctactttttttggtGCTACATTGTATTTCACCACtaactttgttcttgtttttgccCCTTAAAAGATTATAAGTTTAAAGATAATGACCACATTTAACTTATATTTATCTCCTACTTGTCTATAGAAGGCATTAAGTATGTGTagcattatatttaattaaagtcTTGTAGCTTGATTTTGCCTGGAAGGGATTCTGAGAAGTTCCAGAGTTAGGCATACCCCCAAGATACTGATTTCTGGTACCTAATCTCACAAGTTTAACAGTATACAATCTTAATGTggtattaaattttattactaGTGGCAATAGCACTAAACTCAAGTTTAAATCTATTACTCACATCCAGTAACTTTTCTGGACCTGTTACTTTATTGTAAAATGTAAGAATTTTACTAAAGTGTTCCTAAGGTCAATCCGGCTTTTCAGTTACCCTTGGAATCAGAGACACCCAATCAGAATCGCTTTGTGTTTTATTAATTCTCCTGGAGTTTCCACTTTTTCTTTGATTCTCAAACTAATTCCTGAACCTTGCAACACAAAAGTGACCATACATCAATTCATTAAACACTTAACAGaggctaaaaaataaaagttcacttGTAACTATATCAAATATAGTAACCTTATACCACAGATCTTATCCTCTTCCTCAACatgcttttccttttaataaaaactCCCTTTATATAAATTTTGAGTTTACAGATTCAGATacaacaaattatatataaaattttactggtatatttagtttaaaaagcCAAACCTAGGCGCATCTACCCGATtcacagttaaaaaacaaaactgattacTTGATGATGACATTCCTGATATTCCATCAGGAATATCAGGGTACGTTTCCTAACTTAAAGGGCATATCCTATTTTGAGAGAGATCCGAACTATGTCAACTCCTTACAAACAACTcagtgatgggggtgggggggaataTAAACCTTACAGATGAAGGAGGTTCAGATAGATAAAACAACTTGCCCTAGATCAAGGACCCTTCAGTGGAACTGAAAGGGCAGACGTTCTAATTCAAAAGTTCCACATTATTTTTCGCTGCACTATACATCTTACTGTTATCAGCACAAAGCAATGCAGCTGTGCTGAACTCAAGGACCTATGGGTGACACCTGTAGAGAGTCTGgcgagtgggagggagggagaggggatcCAGCTTCGACACTCTGCCACGGGCCGGGAACTCACAATCCCGCGAGCTCCGCCTGAGGCCTTCTAAATAGCCAAGAGCGGAGAAGCGGCTTCAGCCCTACCTGGGGACCAGGACGCGGCCTGACCTGCAGGGCTCGGCCTGTGTCCACAGGCTACCCACCCGCACTGGCTCAGGAGTTCTTAGATGGCGCGGGTCCACCAGAAAGCGCGGTCCGGGACAGGGAGTAACTACCCACCTGACAGAAGGGAAAATCGCCGCCTTGCATCTCACTTCCGGGTTTGTCTCCTCGGCAGCTCAAGATTGGCTCCTGCGTGAGGGCGGGGCCTCGCCGCTACTTTCCCCGCCCCTTCACGGCGTGCGATAGCCAATGAGAACCGAACTAGACTTGAAGCGTCTACGTTTCCCATGAAGTGTCGCGAGAGAAACGGACGCCGTTCTCTCCCGCGGAATTCAGGTTTACGGCCCTGTGGGTTCTCAGAGGCAAGTTTGGACCGTGTTGTTTTCTTCTCACGGATCTTGCCCTTTCTTCCTGGAAAGAAGACAGCCTCAGGTCCCTATTGTGGGGCTTTGAAGAGTCCAGGAGTGGGGTAATTTAGGAATCGCATTCGTCTCCTGTTTCTGCAGGTTCCCAGGCTGAAGCCCAGAGTTAACTGGAACCTCGGAAAGAACGGGCCGAGTGGGCCGGGGAGGGGTCCTGGCGGGCTCCGCGTTCTAATTTCCAGGCGCCGGGCGGTGAGGGCGTGTTGAGGCTTGGAATCCCAACGGAATCTGGAGCTCCAGATGTGGTGGGGGTTGTCTCGCGGTGGCAGCCACTCTTCCCCAAACCTGGCTGTTTTCAGTCATCCTGCTGGTGCCTAAAGATGTTCCTCCGCAGACCACGTGTTTGTTTATTTGCACTCGCTTTAAACGCGGGTCCCTTCCCTTTTCCAAACTAGCCAggtcctttaaaaaaaacaaatcgTGTGTTTGAGCAGGAAATACAGGATTGCCTCCGTTCTCCAGAGTAACCTATGCCTGCAACTTAAAAATATCTGCACATCTAGAGTTGTTTGTGTGTTGAACCACAACCATATGTGATCCTTTTTGCCCATTTGTTTAGCATACATTAATTTCCCATAAGAGCACGGGAAAGGAAAATAGGAGTTTAATCATCCTGGTGAAATTAGGATGGCACTGGAGATGTATTATTTCTATGCttagttcattaaaaaaattaaagtataatggGTGTTTAGATGAAAATGAGACTTCTAGATTTGCCAGTCTGCTTAAGACGTCTGTACCTTGTGCAGCGTAAATCATGTTGGTTAAATACGtgcaggcttttaaaaaaatgtgttttataatgtaattttgtttttagaatttctaGAATTTGGAATCGAGTGCATTTTCTGACATTTGAGTACAGTACCGAGGGGTTCTTGGAGAAGAACCTGGTCCCAGAGGAGCTTGACTGACCTTAAAAATGAGTACTGCAGATGCACTGTAAGCACCAGACTTCTGGAATCCCTTGTTATTTTGGGTTTCTAAAGCTCGTCGACTGtgatcacaataaaataaaacttatttaataAGCAGTAAATAAAGAACCTGCTTATGAACAGAAATACTAGTCATCAAAAAGGATATTTggaatgtttttaatatttatctgttTAGAAACTAATATGCAGCGATAGATTGGAGTCTTGCTGTAATTTGATCTATTGATATAGTATTAAGTTTATGTTCTTAGGCTTTGTCTTAAATTATTGAAGTTATTCAATTTTCCTGACAAATTCTTATTAGTCAGTGCAGTTCTGTTTAAGATTTTTAGAGTAAATCCTCTAGTATTAAATAAGCTGGAAATGAATTTGAATGAAATGGGAATAAATAAAAGGACTATAAAAGTTatgtgcactttgggaggctgaggctggcgggatcatctgaggtcgggagttcgagaccagcctgaccaacatgatgaaaccctgtctctactgaaaatacaaaattagccaggcacggtggcgcatgcctgtaatcccagctactcaggagaccgaggcaggagaatcacctgaacccaagaggtggagtttgcagtgagccgagatcataaaAAAAAGTTATGTAGGAAAGACTTTAAacttgtagtcttttatcctagTTTCAAGTCCTTGGAcgctactagctgtgtgatcttgggccagTCAGCAGTTCTCTGAGCCTTGCCTCAATTTTGCCATTTGTAAAACTGGAATAATTATACCTTTCTCAGATTAATTTTGAGGCTTAAATGAGAGAATTCATGTGAAAATACTTCATAAATTGCTACAGAAACGTGTAGTATTGTGATTTGAAAAGTATTCTGACCTACCTTTTTGGAGATAGCTGTCAGAACTGTGTGCATAtcatttttgaagtttttgaaGAGGAATCGTTTCTGgaaatatcttttatttgtaaagattTGAATTTTGGAGATAtatgcagagattttttttaaaaattcattgtggTTTATTAAAAATAGCCTGAGTTTTCATCATGGGTTTTAGTCCCGTTTCTGTCACTAGTTATGTGATAAAACAGTTAATTTCTCTGGGTTTAGCCTTCTCATTTGTCAGAGATAATAATGCCTGACTCTTCATCTATGAGGGTTGAGATGAGAtcatagaaataaaagtattttatgcaATTAAAGTTTAGTGTAACTTTAGTGTAAGTAGCAATGTAATAACTATTACATTGCTACTTCACATTAAAGTAGCTTTGAATATTACCAAATTCAAATTGAAACGATTCTGTTTTGTTACTTGGCCAACTTTTTTAACGAAATCTAACTCTGTAGAGAGTAGAGTCAAGCAAGTGTCTTCAGGGGCCTGAATGTAAGTTATTAGCGTATTAGTATAAAATTGACTTATAAATTTAGAGGAaggcttttaaaattaactttgattTTCTTGGAAGAGTACAAAGTCAGGTAAATAACAAGTTTAGATATAGGTGTCAAAACCTCTTTGGTTTTCTAAGAAGAGGAAAACAAGCAAACTTTCGGGCATGGGTTACATGAGTTTGTAAAACTGGTTATAACAAGATTGTAAATTTTTGAAGCAGTTATAGAACCTTGTAAAGATTTATGTACATTTGTTCTATATTGAACTAGTGGTTAGGAAAACTAATGTTAATATATGTTGAATACTTCAGATTTTCAGATGAACTCTAAGgctgaaaaaaagattttactccataactgttattatttattttataagtttcagTCTCAATTTGTTTGAATATCCttttaatgaattattaatatattaaatgttttttctttcttaatatagtgatgatgaaaacacatttaaaatcttAGTTGCAACAGATATTCATCTTGGATTTATGGAGAAAGATGCAGTCAGAGGAAACGATACGTTTGTAACACTCGATGAAATTTTAAGACTTGCCCAGGGAAATGAAGTGAGTGTGGTTTATATTTGTGCACTTTCTACCGTATTCCCTTGgtcaacaaattatttttccttctaaaattaCAGATTTGTTTTATAAGCTCAGGTGCTTACCTTGCCTGCTTGAGTATCAATATACTAAAAGCTCAAAGTTGATTTTGTGTGCTTTGTGTCTTAAATTCAAGTAGGAGCTACTTTTGTACATAGTCTgttaaattttacaaattttttggGGTGTTTACTGAATGCAGGATCCTGTGGCAGTGTCTACTTGAAATGTAAGGTGACTGTCAAAACTTCTGCTTTCAGTGGACACAGAAGAAAACTAGTGTGAAAGACATATATCCACAATCCTCAGATGCAAGGTTGTATGTGATAGGAGCCCTAAGGAAATTCTAAGTAGCATTTCCTGTGAGTTTAGAGGCAGAAAAGATCACATTTAGATTATAGCAAgatgagggctgggcacggtggctcatgcctgtaatcccagcactttgggaggccgaggcaggcggaacacgaggtcaggagatcgagaccatcttggctaacacggtgaaaccccatctctactaaaaatacaaaaaaaattagccgggcgtggtggtgagcgcctgtagtgccagctacctgggaggctgaggcaggagaatcgcgtgaacctgggagcagaggttgcagtgagccgagatcacatcactgcactccagcccagggaacagagcaagactccatctcaaaaaaagaaaaaaaaatagcaagatgAGCTTAATGAAAAAGGTTGTGTTTAACTTGGGCTTTGGGGGAAGGGTAGAGTTTTGGCCAGTGGGGAGCATAGAGAATGTACATCCATGTGAAGCAGGAGTGAAGACACAGGTAAGACAGTATAAGGTATGTTAGGGGCCCTGTAGTCGATTTGGCTCACCAGCAGGTCATAGTTAGCAAGCATGCTGAGAGACTAAAAGTAAAGATTTGAGCTACATTAATGAGGACTTCAAATATCAGATTGAGAAATTTGTACCCAGTTCAATAGAAAGTCGTCTGGCAGCAGAGTATAATACCATGAATTAGAGACCAGTTTTTTGAAGTGTTGACCTTAGGGATGGGAAAGAGGAAGTGAATGCAACAGATACTGCAAAAAGAAGATTCGTGTACTTTGGTTAGTTGTAGGGTGTGGGGATAAGGGCAAAGGGG
The genomic region above belongs to Papio anubis isolate 15944 chromosome 12, Panubis1.0, whole genome shotgun sequence and contains:
- the ANKRD49 gene encoding ankyrin repeat domain-containing protein 49 → MEKEKGNDDGIPDQENSLDFSEHFNQLELLETHGHLIPTGTQSLWVGNSDEDEEQDDKNEEWYRLQEKKMEKDPSKLLLWAAEKNRLTTVRRLLSEKATHVNTRDEDEYTPLHRAAYSGHLDIVRELIAQGADVHAVTVDGWTPLHSACKWNNTRVASFLLQHDADINAQTKGLLTPLHLAAGNRDSKDTLELLLMNRYVKPGLKNNLEETAFDIARRTSIYHYLFEIVEGCTNSSPQS